Genomic segment of Paenibacillus polymyxa:
CTTAAATTATCTTGTACACAAATACTTAGCAGGTTTGTGGCCGTGAAGTGGCGTGATCTGCTGGGAGGGAGAGTGTCTTCAAGGACGTCTCTTCGGATTGTTTGGCCGGGGATTCTTCCGCATCCTGTTCCTCGCTAAGCGATAAAATTTCGCCGCGCAACTTCAGCATTTTCTGATCCAGCTCGTAGGTTGCACGTGCGGCTTCGGTCAATCCATTAACGACATGTTCAGGCACTTTCTTATCGAACTTATAGTACAAAATATGCTCCATACTGGCCCAGAAATCCATAGCCAATGTGCGCAATTGAATTTCAACCTTGATCCAGCGCGTGCCCTCAAACAGGATCAGCGGAATTTCCACAATGACATGTAGGCTCTGATAGCCGTTGGGCTTAGGATGGGCTATATAGTCCTTGACCTCCAGAATACGAATGTCTTCCCGTGTGTGAAGATGATCCATCAGACGATAAATATCTTTCACAAAAGCGCATACCACGCGCATTCCCGCGATATCATGAATTTCACGCAATATATTGTCCAAGGTGACTTCATGCCCTTTGCGCCGAACCTTTTCCACGATGCTGTGGGGCTCTTTGATCCGGGTTTTAATATGCTCAATCGGGCTAAAACCGTCTAACAGCTTCCATTCCGTCTGAATCAGCTTAATTTTATTCTTTAATTCCTCCAGAGCCAGCTGATAAAGGACGGGAATCTTTCTCCACTCCTCTAGTTGCTTGGCGTCGACACTGTTTTGATCCAGCTGTAGCTGAAATTCCTGCAAGGGTAATGGGACAGCATTCAGGTGCTTCCAATCCGGTTCATTCACAGAGCATTCTCCTAAATGAGGCTTATGATGTCCTCGATCTTTTTCGTAAAAATGCATTATCGTATACATTGTACACTATGTCAAAACCTACAGGCAAAGGAGAGACGATCAAAGAAAAAAGAAATACGACAAGAATTATAGTGGTAAAACCGAGTAATCCGATGTATAATTACAAAAATGCTGATTTAGAGCATTTAATTCTTTAAAAAAAATCACAAATGTAGAGTATCCATCATTAGATTAAAAATATAAATTACAGAAAAGAGGAAAAGAAAAATGGCAAAAGTAGAAAGTTTTCAATTAGATCACACGATTGTAAAGGCTCCTTATGTAAGAGCGGCGGGAGTAGAGCATGACGAAAAAGGAAGCACAGTACAAAAGTATGACTTGAGATTTTTGCAACCCAATGAAGATGCACTCCCTACAGCTGCTGTACATACGCTGGAGCACTTATTAGCAACGTACCTGAGAGATGAAATCAAAGGAATTATTGATATCTCTCCTATGGGATGCAGAACGGGGTTCTACTTGATTTTGTGGAATGAACACGAGCCTGAGGAAATTGCACTCGCTTTGGAAAAAACCTTGAAAAGAATTCTGGAAACGACAGAGGTTCCGGCTGTTACTGCTTTGGAATGCGGGAACTACAAGGACCACTCTCTTTTTTCCGCGCAGGAATATGTGAAGATTGTATTGGAAGCTGGTATTAGCCGCGATCCTTTCGAAAGAGTACTTTAAAATCTATGATTTCGATTGACCTATCTCATCGGACAGCGGTAGTGACAGGCGGCAAGTCAGGCATAGGCAAGGGAATTGTAGAGCTTTTCATTCAAAGCGGAGCTAAAGTGATTTCTGCTGATATTTCTTATGAAGGGCCGTATAGAGTGGTCAATCCACAGTTGGTTGAAACGCAATTGGACATATCGAAACCGGATGATATCGAAAGATGGTGCGATCTACTAATCAGCGAAACGGGAGCTCCTGATATATTGGTGAACTGCGCGGGTACTTCTACGATGGATTATGTCATTGATAGTGAGTTAGCTGATTGGGAGAAAGTATTTTCGATCAATTCAACTGGGCTGTATGTAGCGTCCAAACGTTTTGCCAAAGAAATGGTGGCCGCTCGTAAATCAGGACGAATTATTCAAATTGCTTCGCAGGCTGGAAAAAATGGATATCGGGCCATGGGCGGATATTGTGCATCCAAACATGCGGTTCTTGGCTTGACCAAGGTGATGGCCATTGAGCTTGCTCCGCATCAAATTTTGGTGAATGCGGTTTGTCCAGGTATCGTAGAAACGCCGATGAAACATCGTGAACGGATTGAAGGGGGCGTCATTCGCGGAATGACCGCTCAAGAAATATACGAAGAAGATTGCTCACAGGTACCTTTGGGGAGAACGGCCGAGGTGGAGGATGTCGCCAATGTGGTGCTGTTTCTGGCCAGTCCGCTCTCTGCATATATGACAGGACAAGCGATTAATGTTACAGGTGGAATGACGATGCACTAGCATACATGATCTGGGGGAAAACAACATGAAGAAATCGTTCGTTTTACTATTAGGGATTAGTTTATTATTGATTGCCGCAGGATGCGGTAATAAAAGTTCTGACAGCAATGGCTCCAGCGCCGCTTCCGGTTCGGAAACGCAAAAAGTAGTCATCGGCTCCATGGGCTCTGACGCCCAGATCTGGAAGCATATTGCCCAGTCCCAGGCCGCCAAGGATGCCAAGTTGGACATTGAAGTGAAAGAAATTAACGGCGGAATCGAAACGAACAATGCGACCAAAGAAGGCGAAGTAGACGTGAATGCATTCCAATCGTGGGCGTACCTGGTTAGCTATAACAAAGAGAGCAAAGCTGATTTGAAGGCTATAGCCACAACCTACCTGGAGCCCATGGGGATTTATTCGCAAAAATTCAAAAGCATCGATGAAGTGACCGACGGGGCTCTGGTAGCTTTGGCAGATAACCCAGCCAATACGGCAAGAGGTTTAAAGTTATTGGAAGCATCCGGTTTGATTAAGCTTAAGGCTGACTTTAATGATGCCTTGGGTACAGTCAATGATATTACTAGCAATCCTAAAAACCTGAAATTTGAACTAATTGATGACAAAACAGGACCACGAGTGATTCAAGATGTAGGCTTGGTGCTGATTGGGAATACAATTGCTTTAGAAGGGGGTCTGAATGTACTGAAAGATTCCTTATTCCATGAGGAGATCAGTCAGGCAACCAAAAATAATATTAACGTCCTGGTTACTTCATCTGATAAGGCGAATGACAAAGGGCTGCAAAAGTTAGCGGATCTCTATCATAACGAGGATACTCAAAAATACATTAAAGATGAATTTGGCGGCACCAAAGTAGAGGTTAAAGAGCCGGTTTCTTATTTGGAAGGACAAACTACAAAATAAACTTATGAGGTCAGCCAGTTTTTTGGGTTGACCTCTTTTGTTCGTTAGTAGTCGACTTGAGTTTGAGTATGGGTTTCGGTTCGATAATGTTTGGGGGAGAGTCCCTTTACCTTTTTGAAAATTTTCGAGAAGAGTAAAGGGTCGTTATAGCCGACTGAACGGGAAATATCACCGATCGAAAGTTCAGCGTTTCCCATCATTTCACATGCTCTATTGATCCTATAGCGAACCAAATAATCCTGAATACTTGTGTTCACTTGTTGTTTGAATAACGAACATAAATAGCTTCGATTGAGTCCGATAAAATTTGCAATGTGCTCAATGGTAATTTTCTGAGCATAATTCATTTCGATAAAATCCTTCACTTTTTCCACGTAAATTTCCGACCGGCTTTCCTTTTGTTCGGGAGGTGTTACCGGACCGAATTCTATAAGCTCCGATATCATTAAGCAAAGCAGACCGGTCAGTCTGGTTTCCCGAGCTTTATGGCATTCACTTGATTCGTTCATTCGCTGCAAATACTGATGAATCAAATGGTCTCCTTCAAAGTTGAGGATTGGACGCGTCATCGTTAGACCTGCTTGCTTGAGGAGTGTTTCTGCCAGTGCCCCGTCAAATCCAAACCAGCAATAAGACCAAGGATTCACTACATCGGCTTGATAATAAGTAATGACCTGGGGGCAGATTAGAAACCACTGTCCTTTCCGCAAGCGATAACTGAACCCACCGACCTCGAAGGTACCTTCTCCGTCCAAAATATAATGAAGCAGATAGTGATCTCTTATCGCAGGTCCAAAAAAGTGACTCGGTATGCATTCCTCTATGCCAAACTGAGTTAGATACAATTCAGAATGCTGTTTACTACGCGGCAAATATTCTATCACGCTAAATCTCCTTATGTAAATTATCAAGCATTATAACATAAATAGTGAGCACCATGCCATGTACTTCATATCTAAAATTAATATATGATTTCTGTAGAACCTACTGCTACATTGTTGAATCTTATCAAGCTTTACACCATATGAACATAGTTGATGGCTGTTACAAAATGCTTCTTCTGAGTGTCTTTTTGGTGTGGAACTCCGATGATTATTATCTAAGAGAGGGGTTATTTTCCCAATGGGTATCATTGTTCAAGAGCAAACAGGGCTGTTTCATTTGCAGTCGTCGGGCATGAGTTATATTATTCAGATTGTGGATGGATTTCCTGTGCATGTATACTGGGGAGACAGGTTGAAGCACCGCGAACCCATGGCTGACCTATTGCTTCACACTCCCGCGACGGCTGGATTGGATCGGCTACCGCAAGAATATCCGCAGTATGGGAGCGGGGACTTCCGTAACCCGGCGTACCAAGTAGAGCTTGAGGATGGAACTCGTATCACGGAGTTAAAGTATATTGGCTACCGGATCACTAAGGGAAAGCCATCATTAACCGGGCTTCCGGCCGTATATATCGAAAATGAAGACGAAGCGGATACGCTGGAACTGGAGTTACAAGATGACTTTTCAGGCCTTAAAGTTGTTCTTCTTTATACCGTCTTCGCGGATCGAAACGTAATCGCTCGTTCGGCTCGTTTGAGTAATGCGGGAGCCAAGAATCTTCGGCTTCTCCGTGCTCTAAGTGCCAGTGTCGATTTTTCAGGTAAAAGCGATTTAGAGTTCATGTATCTTTCGGGAGCATGGGCTCGGGAGGGGAATATTACCCGCAAACCGATTCTTCAAGGTGAAACCCGAATTGATAGTAAAAGGGGCATGAGCAGCCATCAACTCAACCCTTTTGCTGCATTGGTCACTCGGGGAACAACGGAAAGCTATGGTGAGGTATTCGGCTTTAGCCTCGTGTACAGCGGGGGCTTTGAGGCGGGAGCAGAAATAGATTCATTCGGCTCTACACGGTTTAGCATCGGCGTGAACTCCTTTGATTTTTCGTGGTTACTGAGCCCAGGTGAGAGTTTCCAAACGCCAGAAGCCGTTATGGTTTACTCCGGTCAAGGGCTGGGAGAAATGTCGCGTACATATCATCGCTTGTATCGGACTCGTCTTTGCCGAGGGAAATATCGGGATGAAGAACGCCCTATTCTGGTCAATAACTGGGAAGCTACCTATTTTGACTTCAATGCAGATAAGCTGGTATCGATAGCGAAGGAGGGGGCAGAGCTAGGCATCGAACTTTTTGTCTTAGATGACGGTTGGTTCGGAAAACGGGATTCCGACAATTCGTCTCTCGGCGATTGGTACGAGGATCGTCGGAAGCTGCCAGACGGACTCGCGGATGTCGCGAACCGTATCAATCGGCTGGGCCTTAAGTTCGGGCTCTGGTTTGAGCCAGAGATGATCTCTCCAGACAGCGAGTTGTACCGGGAGCATCCAGATTGGTGCCTTCACGTTCCAGGACGGCGACGCAGTGAAGCCAGATGGCAGTTGGTGCTGGACTATACTCGCAAGGAAGTACGCGATTACATCTACGATTCGCTGGCTGCCATTTTCTCCAGCGCCCCAGTTTCTTACGTGAAATGGGATATGAATCGCTGCCTGACGGAAATTGGTTCCGCAGCTCTGCCGCCGGAGCGCCAATCTGAGACTGCCCATCGCTATGTTCTTGGATTGTATGAGTTGCTGGAGCGTGTCACCACCGAATTTCCGCATATTCTTTTCGAGAGCTGTTCAAGTGGCGGAGGACGCTTTGATCCAGGCATGCTTTACTACATGCCTCAAGTCTGGACTAGTGATAATACCGATGCGGTGGAACGTCTGAAGATTCAATATGGAACTAGCCTTGTCTATCCTGTAAGCGCCATCGGAGCGCATGTGTCGGCAGTTCCGAACCATCAAGTTGGACGCATAACACCCCTTGATTTTCGAGGTGATGTCGCCATGTCCGGGAATTTTGGATATGAGCTTGATCTCACGAAATTCACCGATGAGGAAAAAGAGACGGTCAAACGCCAAATCGCAGTATACAAGCAGATACGTGGCTTAGTACAGAAAGGTGACTTGTATCGCTTAAAGAACCCGTTTGAAGCTAACGAATCGGCTTGGATGTTTGTTTCTGAAGACCAAGTGGATGCCATCGTCTACTATTTCCAAGTGATGGCTGTCCCGAACGCGCCTTGGCGAGCCCTGCGCCTTGACGGACTAAATCCAGAGCTCGAATATAAAGTTAAGTCAGGAAATAGCGGGCAAAAGTCTATCCATGGGGGGGATCGGCTTATGAAGTTGGGCCTCCCTCTTCTCTACAGACAGAAAGACTATGAAAGTGGATGGTTCAGGCTTCGGGCAATAAAGCCTGGTAAGGCTTAAGGATTAGTACAACAGTATAATTGCCGAAAGAGAGAAAACAATCGATGGAGTTATGCCCCTTTTTATATGAAAAGGGGCATTTTGCGCGCATCAGTGTACTGTTTGGGGAGGGGCAAGCCATGTTTTTTATACGAATGATGAATGACATGAAACTGAGAAAGAAGATGACGCTTACATTCATTTCGGTAGCTGTTCTTCCCTTACTGTTATGTGGCCTGTTTCTGACGGGGAAGCTTCGAGAGGCCGTCATTAAAGACGCCTTTATGCAAGTGTCCAACAATGTTGAGCGGGTCCGAAATCGTACAGAAGAATTGATCAAAGTGCCGCTGGACATCTCGTACCGGCTGACCAATGACAATCGGATGAAAATGGTAGCCAGCCAGAAGTATGACAGCTACATCGAAGTCATTCAGGCATACCGGGAGTATACAGGTATTCGTGACTACCTCCAGTTGTACAAAGAGATATCCGGCATCCGTGTCTATGTCTCTAATCCTGGAGCACTTAATAATTGGGAATTTATCCAACCGGATGATAGGATCACAACCGCAGATTGGTACAAGGAGGCCATCGCGCAGAAAGGATTGGCCGGCTGGAATTTAATTAAGGATGAGAGGGACGATGCCGATTATCTCAGCCTGATTCGATCATTTTCAGTGGATTCACCAGGACGAAAAGGGGTTCTGGTCATAAATGTTAACAAGCGCCAATTAAATTCAATCCTGAATCAGGAATCGTTCCCTACCTTGATCGTGGATAACCGGAATCAGATTGTCGCGTCCAATGAAGCAGAGTTGTTCGGGAAGAATCTTTCTGAAATTCATGCCGACGAAAATATACTTTTCCATCAGGAAGGAAGTTACAACATGCTCATCGATGGAAAAGCGTCGAAGGTGGTTATCGCCAATCTAACTCCACAGAATAGCTGGAATGGACTTCGCATTATTTCCATTTTTTCTGTTTCTGAGATTACCCGAGATGCTAATCAAGTGATATGGCTCGGCGGAATCGCGATCACAGCCAGCCTGATATTTGCAGCCTTGCTTATCTATGCTTCAGCTTCGCTATTATCCAGAAGGCTTCTTCGCTTGAGCAAGCATATGACCCAAGTAGGGGCGGGCTCATGGGAAACCTATCTCCATATCGATGGGAAAGATGAAGTGGGTCTATTATCGAGGGAATTTAACGCGCTCGTCAGCAGCGTAAACCATTTGGTCCAGGAGGTCCAAGAGACGAATCGCCAGAAAAGACTCGTGGAGCAAAGACAAAACGAGATCAAGTTCAAAATGCTGGCAAGCCAGATCAATCCGCATTTTCTCTTCAATTCTTTGGAGTCTATCAGAATGGAGGCCCACATTCGCGAACAGGACGATATCGCTAAAGCAGTCTGGCAGTTGAGCGCGTTGTTGCGCAGCAGTCTGGAGGCTGGTAACGACAAGATTCCAATGCGTAAAGAGCTTGAGCAAGTGTGCTGTTATCTTGATCTTCAAAAGTTTCGGTATGAAGACCGTTTGGAGTATCGCTTAACCGTTGATCCAAATTTGGAGGAAATGTTGGTTCCACCTCTGATTATCCAACCATTGGTGGAAAATTCTATTGTACACGGTCTGGATAATCAAGCAGAAGGAGCTGTCATTGAAGTGAAAGTTAAGGAAATCCCGGAGGGGGTTCGAGTTATGGTATGTGACAACGGTGCTGGTTTCACGGCCGATCGTCTCGCCCTAGTACAAGCAGAGCTTGCTGCATCCGTACATGAACAGGAGGTCCAGCGAATTGGACTACGAAACGTAAATGATCGTCTCGTCTTACTGTATGGGACCTCTAGTGCTTTACATATTCAGAGCGAGCCTAGGAAAGGCACTTGTATTCAGTTTTTCATACCTGGGGGTGAATCCAAATGATTAAGGTAGTCATCGTTGACGATGAGCCGAAGCTTCGTCAAGGGCTTCAAACGCTGATCCCATGGGAAAGCCTCGGATTTATCGTTACAGCTACGGCAGCCAATGGAAAGGAAGCACTGGGAGTCATCGAGGAAAAAGCTCCTGATGTCGTAATCGTAGATATCCGAATGCCGGTTATGGATGGCCTACAGTTGATTGAGCACTTGAGATCCAGCGGTCATCATTTGCACTTTATGATCCTCAGTGGATATGCCGACTTTGAGTATGCCAAACAAGCGATCAAATACGGGGTGTTCGGCTATCTCGTTAAACCGGTCGACATTGATGAAATGTCGTCCAGTTTAAAACGGATACGCGAGCGGATCGAAGAGGAGCGTCTTCAAGGGGAGTGGCGTAAGAGAGAGGTTATAAATCGGGA
This window contains:
- a CDS encoding S-ribosylhomocysteine lyase gives rise to the protein MAKVESFQLDHTIVKAPYVRAAGVEHDEKGSTVQKYDLRFLQPNEDALPTAAVHTLEHLLATYLRDEIKGIIDISPMGCRTGFYLILWNEHEPEEIALALEKTLKRILETTEVPAVTALECGNYKDHSLFSAQEYVKIVLEAGISRDPFERVL
- a CDS encoding cache domain-containing sensor histidine kinase; its protein translation is MFFIRMMNDMKLRKKMTLTFISVAVLPLLLCGLFLTGKLREAVIKDAFMQVSNNVERVRNRTEELIKVPLDISYRLTNDNRMKMVASQKYDSYIEVIQAYREYTGIRDYLQLYKEISGIRVYVSNPGALNNWEFIQPDDRITTADWYKEAIAQKGLAGWNLIKDERDDADYLSLIRSFSVDSPGRKGVLVINVNKRQLNSILNQESFPTLIVDNRNQIVASNEAELFGKNLSEIHADENILFHQEGSYNMLIDGKASKVVIANLTPQNSWNGLRIISIFSVSEITRDANQVIWLGGIAITASLIFAALLIYASASLLSRRLLRLSKHMTQVGAGSWETYLHIDGKDEVGLLSREFNALVSSVNHLVQEVQETNRQKRLVEQRQNEIKFKMLASQINPHFLFNSLESIRMEAHIREQDDIAKAVWQLSALLRSSLEAGNDKIPMRKELEQVCCYLDLQKFRYEDRLEYRLTVDPNLEEMLVPPLIIQPLVENSIVHGLDNQAEGAVIEVKVKEIPEGVRVMVCDNGAGFTADRLALVQAELAASVHEQEVQRIGLRNVNDRLVLLYGTSSALHIQSEPRKGTCIQFFIPGGESK
- a CDS encoding SDR family NAD(P)-dependent oxidoreductase, with protein sequence MISIDLSHRTAVVTGGKSGIGKGIVELFIQSGAKVISADISYEGPYRVVNPQLVETQLDISKPDDIERWCDLLISETGAPDILVNCAGTSTMDYVIDSELADWEKVFSINSTGLYVASKRFAKEMVAARKSGRIIQIASQAGKNGYRAMGGYCASKHAVLGLTKVMAIELAPHQILVNAVCPGIVETPMKHRERIEGGVIRGMTAQEIYEEDCSQVPLGRTAEVEDVANVVLFLASPLSAYMTGQAINVTGGMTMH
- a CDS encoding alpha-galactosidase, encoding MGIIVQEQTGLFHLQSSGMSYIIQIVDGFPVHVYWGDRLKHREPMADLLLHTPATAGLDRLPQEYPQYGSGDFRNPAYQVELEDGTRITELKYIGYRITKGKPSLTGLPAVYIENEDEADTLELELQDDFSGLKVVLLYTVFADRNVIARSARLSNAGAKNLRLLRALSASVDFSGKSDLEFMYLSGAWAREGNITRKPILQGETRIDSKRGMSSHQLNPFAALVTRGTTESYGEVFGFSLVYSGGFEAGAEIDSFGSTRFSIGVNSFDFSWLLSPGESFQTPEAVMVYSGQGLGEMSRTYHRLYRTRLCRGKYRDEERPILVNNWEATYFDFNADKLVSIAKEGAELGIELFVLDDGWFGKRDSDNSSLGDWYEDRRKLPDGLADVANRINRLGLKFGLWFEPEMISPDSELYREHPDWCLHVPGRRRSEARWQLVLDYTRKEVRDYIYDSLAAIFSSAPVSYVKWDMNRCLTEIGSAALPPERQSETAHRYVLGLYELLERVTTEFPHILFESCSSGGGRFDPGMLYYMPQVWTSDNTDAVERLKIQYGTSLVYPVSAIGAHVSAVPNHQVGRITPLDFRGDVAMSGNFGYELDLTKFTDEEKETVKRQIAVYKQIRGLVQKGDLYRLKNPFEANESAWMFVSEDQVDAIVYYFQVMAVPNAPWRALRLDGLNPELEYKVKSGNSGQKSIHGGDRLMKLGLPLLYRQKDYESGWFRLRAIKPGKA
- a CDS encoding AraC family transcriptional regulator; this encodes MIEYLPRSKQHSELYLTQFGIEECIPSHFFGPAIRDHYLLHYILDGEGTFEVGGFSYRLRKGQWFLICPQVITYYQADVVNPWSYCWFGFDGALAETLLKQAGLTMTRPILNFEGDHLIHQYLQRMNESSECHKARETRLTGLLCLMISELIEFGPVTPPEQKESRSEIYVEKVKDFIEMNYAQKITIEHIANFIGLNRSYLCSLFKQQVNTSIQDYLVRYRINRACEMMGNAELSIGDISRSVGYNDPLLFSKIFKKVKGLSPKHYRTETHTQTQVDY
- a CDS encoding GTP pyrophosphokinase, with translation MNEPDWKHLNAVPLPLQEFQLQLDQNSVDAKQLEEWRKIPVLYQLALEELKNKIKLIQTEWKLLDGFSPIEHIKTRIKEPHSIVEKVRRKGHEVTLDNILREIHDIAGMRVVCAFVKDIYRLMDHLHTREDIRILEVKDYIAHPKPNGYQSLHVIVEIPLILFEGTRWIKVEIQLRTLAMDFWASMEHILYYKFDKKVPEHVVNGLTEAARATYELDQKMLKLRGEILSLSEEQDAEESPAKQSEETSLKTLSLPADHATSRPQTC
- a CDS encoding MetQ/NlpA family ABC transporter substrate-binding protein; this encodes MKKSFVLLLGISLLLIAAGCGNKSSDSNGSSAASGSETQKVVIGSMGSDAQIWKHIAQSQAAKDAKLDIEVKEINGGIETNNATKEGEVDVNAFQSWAYLVSYNKESKADLKAIATTYLEPMGIYSQKFKSIDEVTDGALVALADNPANTARGLKLLEASGLIKLKADFNDALGTVNDITSNPKNLKFELIDDKTGPRVIQDVGLVLIGNTIALEGGLNVLKDSLFHEEISQATKNNINVLVTSSDKANDKGLQKLADLYHNEDTQKYIKDEFGGTKVEVKEPVSYLEGQTTK